From the Gammaproteobacteria bacterium genome, the window AAGACTGAATCTCCACCCCCCACACCCATAGTTTTGCTGGCAAAGTCCCCAGCGCCTGCCCCAGGCATAAGGCATCCCCCACCCCAAAACCATGACTCGACAGCAAACCAGCCTCTTGTGTTGAAAATGGCCATTCAAAACGAGCGACCGCCCCTGGCTGCCTACCGCTACTCATCGCATCGATCACCACCCCCTGCGACACATCCACCATTTGTTCCAACAAGGAAATACCAGGCCGATCCAGAGATATCAACTCCACACCGCGACCTAGCCAGGGTTGTAACCATGGCGCCGCTGACAAAGTATCAATCACTCGCCAACCGATATCATCATCGCCAATTGGGGAGCCAACGCCGATTATTTTCAGAAAAATCTTTTCAGCAACGTTCGACATTTAATTTCAGAAAATGGGTGGAACAGGAAATACAGGGATCATAATTACGGATCACCATTTCAGCTTGCAGTCGTAATTGATCATCTGATTTTTCCAGACCGAAACTCTGCAACGCACGGGCAATATCCTGTTCAATGCGCGCCTGATTCTGACTCGTCGGCGGCACAATCCGCGCGCTGACAATATCACCGCGATCATTGAACTCGTAACGATGCCATAACAAGCCACGCGGCGCCTCGGTGCAGCCGTAACCAATTGCAGCCTTGGGTTTGATCTCCTGATAGGGTGTGTCCGGCTGATAGTCTGCCAACAGGCAAATCGCCTCGACTAAGGCAAAATAAATCTCAATCGCCCGTGCAATAATGCTCTGAAACATATTACGACTCGGCCACACCAGACCTGATTCACGGCATAGTGATTGAATCGATTCAGGTAATAGCGTGTGATTGAGATTCAACCGCGCCAACGGCCCCACCAGATACGGTTCGCCGTGAAGGCGGCAATGCAGCGCTGTTGAATAAGAAACCTGCTCTTCCCGGAAATGCTGTTCAAATTCGGCAGCGCTACACTCCAAACCCTGATCGGAGACTATACGACCCTCGGACATCGGATAACGCTCACCATTGTGCATCGCCACACTGGTAAATACTTGTCCGTGTTGTGGCAGCGACATGCCTGCGACCCAACGCACAAGCGACTCGGCATCGGCTAACGCCGCTTCCAGTTTCAACCTTAATGCCGCTGCATCGCGTTCTTTCGGCGCCGAATGAAATCCTCCGGCCCGCACGCCGACAGGATGCACCGAGCGACCACCGAGGAAACGGATAATCTCATTGCCCAAGCCTTGAATTCGCAGCCCGCGCCGCACCTCTGCCGGGTAATCTGCCGCCATTTCCGTGATGCTGCCATAGCCGAGATAATCCGGCGCCGCCAGCAAATGAATGTGCAAGGCGTGGCTTTCAATCCATTCGCCGCAATACATCAAGCGCCGCATCGCCTGCACCCATGGCCCCGGCTCACAGCCAAACGCCGACTCGATGGCCTGCACCGCACTCATCTGATAGGCCACCGGACAAATCCCGCAAATGCGGGCCACGATATCCGGTATTTCGGTATAAGAACGGCCTTCGAGAAATTTCTCAAAATATCGTGGTGGCTCGTAGATACGCAGTTTCAGGTTTTGAATCTGTCCATTGCTGATCTCAAGATCCAGCGCCCCTTCACCTTCCACTCGCGCCAGCACCGGCACTTTGATACTGATTTCGCGTGTTTCAGTCATCACTCTGCCTTATCGGATCAACGGTAAAATACACTGAACTCAAACCCCTTCCCCCTGCAAGAGGGAGGGAGTTAGTGCCTGCTCTGCTGCGGCAGCAAATACTGGCGCTTGATTATTGATAAACAGAAAACGGCGGGCGATTTCTTGGTCAGATAAACCAATCATGCGTAATTGATTCGCCAAGGCGGTAGTATTCGGATTTTCTGACGGCCCATAACAGGCATAACAACCACGACCATGACTCGGACACAAGGCGCCGCATCCGGTTTGCGTCACCGGTCCGAGACAAGGCTCTTGCCGCGCCACCATAACACAGACGTTTCCCTGGCGCTTACATTCGATACAGACACTGTCACGCACTGGTGCCGGCACCACACCCGATAACAAATCCCGCGTTGCAGAAAGCACCTGCAGGCTATTCACCGGACAACCCCACAACTCAAGATCAACGCGAACATGTTGTGCGATAGCTGTTGAAGTGGCCAGACTCTCGATAAATTGCGGCGAAGGATAAATGGCCGCGCGCCAGGCATCGCTATCGGCGCCATTACGCAGCGCCTGTATTCCGCCTGCCGTCGCACAGGCACCAATGGTAATCAAATATTTACTCTTCTCACGGATGGCACGAATCCGTTTCGCTTCATCGGGCGTACTAATACTGCCCTCGATAAAGGCGATGTCAACATCCACCTCAGGCGCCACCATGCCTGCCTCAGCAAAATGCACAATCTGAACCAATTGCGAAAGGGTGAGCAAATCTTCACCGGCATTCAAAAACGCCAACTGACAACCATCGCAGGAACTAAATTTGTGAACAGCAATTCGGGGACGTGAATCAGACTTCTTCGAGGACTTCACTTTCCACATCCAGGCTAATGCGCGACGCATGAACATGTGTCATCAAGCTACTGACCAGGAACCCGAGATCTTCGACCAGAAAGTTGATGCGGTGACACAACACTTGCTCGAGATATTTCGCCCGTTCCACCGCTTGCATTTGCTGCCCCAAGCGGGCGAGGTGTTGTTTGGCTGTAGTCAGGTAGTGGGAAAATTCAGGCACTAATCCGCGCTCAAAACCCTCGGCCAGATTACCCATGATGGCGAAGCTTGCCGTGCGAATCTCATTCTTCAGCTGCCCGTCGCCGCCAAAATCGCTGGCCGCCGTCACACCGAAGATCTCCCAGGCCAATTCCCGCGACTTGCGCCAAGCCATTTCTTCTTCATAAGAATATGGATTCATGCCACAGCCTCCCTGCCGCTTAGAACCCCTTATGGCCCATCAGCTGGCTAATTTGACTATAGGAAAATACCGGCCCATCCCTACAAACAAAACGGCTACCAAACTGGCAATGGCCGCAATGTCCGACCGCACACTTCATGTTGCGTTCCAAACTCATAAAAAGCAAGTCCTCCGGCACGCCCCGCGAACTCAGCCGCTCGACTGCCGCCCGCATCATGCCCTCCGGCCCACACATCATGGCGATGGCGCGGGCCGGATCGAACTGCACCTCGTCGAACATCTCGATCACCCGACCTATGCGCCATGGCCACTGCGGACCACCCTTGTCGGCTGCCACCACCACTTGCGTCTGCGGCAGACTGCGCCAATGCTCGTAACGTTCACGCCACAACAGATCATCACTGTGTTTAACACCCTGCATGATGATCAGCCGCCCAAACCGCTCGCGGCGCTTAATAATGTAATTGATCACCGACACCACCGGCGCACAGCCCAGTCCCCCGGTGATGATCACCACATCCCGGCCCTCCGCCAGTGCCAACGGCCAACCGCGCCCATACGGGCCGCGAATCCCGACATGGTCTCCGGTTTTCAGCCTGGCCAGGCCACGCGTCACCCGCCCAACGGCACGAATGGTGTGATCATAAAGATGTTCATCTTCAGGATCGGAAACGATCGAGATCGCCACCTCGCCGACGCCATAAAGATAGACCATATTGAATTGGCCTGGCTCAAACCGATAACGCTGTTGCACGGGACCAGTCAACCGCAACCGTAATGTAAAAATGGTGGGCGATTCTTCAATGCGCTCGACGATTTCGGCTTCGGCAGGAAGATAGGGGTTATGGAACACTGCGTTATTCATGATGATGCAATGGTCTGATTAAACACAAATCCCACAACCACCCCGGCGCTATCGCGCCACCCCTCCTTGGTGAAGGAGGGGAGAAGATCATTCCCTCCTCCCATTTTTTGGGGAGGAGGGGTGCCCGCATGGGCGGGGTGGTGGGCATACATGCACATCGATTCCATTTTCATGCCCCGCCTCCACAAATCGCCGCCGTTTCTTCGGTGATATCGATCCCCACCGGACACCAACTGATGCAGCGGCCACAACCGACGCAGCCGCTGCGGCCAAATTGGTCATGCCAACTGCCCAGCTTATGCGTCAACCACTGCCGGTAACGTAACTTTGTCTCGCCGCGCACCAATTGGCCATGCAGTGCACTATGTCCCGCCGTGAAGCAGGAATCCCATTCGCGGACATGTTGCGATTCTCTACCATCCAACTTCGCATCATCAAATTCGTTGTGACAAAAACAGGTCGGACATACTTGCGTACAATTGCCGCAGGAAAGACAGCGCGCCGCCACCTCATCCCAGCGCGGATGCTCAAGATTAGCAAACAACACATCACGCAGATTCCGTCCCGGCAATGCGCGCTGTTGCACACGTTCGGCCTGCAAACGCTGTTCGCCAGATTCGTAATGTTGATGATCGGTGACAGGCGACATGGCCAGTTGTGAAAAAATCTTCTCACCCGTCTTGCTACCCGCCGTCACAATAAACCCTGAATCCAACTCCGTCAGCGCCAAATCATAGCCCGCATCGGCGACAGGGCCGTCGCCCGTCGACACACAAAAACACGTCGCCGCCGGATGACTGCAATTCACCACCACTGTAAACAGAGCTGCGCGACGCGTGCTGTAATACTGATCTTGATAAGCCCCATCGCGAAATACTTTATCCTGAATCTTCAGTGCCGCGAGATCACAACTGCGCACACCGATCACGGCATAAGGTTCGACTGGCGGCAGGTTTTCGACAAAAGCCAGTCGCCCTTGTGCATCACGCTCAACACGCCACAAAGTTTCATGAGCTGCAAAGGTAAATGGTTTGAGTGCCTGCGGGCCATTGGCCCAAGCGAAATAACGGG encodes:
- a CDS encoding hydrogenase maturation protease; translation: MSNVAEKIFLKIIGVGSPIGDDDIGWRVIDTLSAAPWLQPWLGRGVELISLDRPGISLLEQMVDVSQGVVIDAMSSGRQPGAVARFEWPFSTQEAGLLSSHGFGVGDALCLGQALGTLPAKLWVWGVEIQSFAGGAGPGRWTQDQIAKILQPIENELQLIIDREIVKPGHE
- a CDS encoding Ni/Fe hydrogenase subunit alpha gives rise to the protein MTETREISIKVPVLARVEGEGALDLEISNGQIQNLKLRIYEPPRYFEKFLEGRSYTEIPDIVARICGICPVAYQMSAVQAIESAFGCEPGPWVQAMRRLMYCGEWIESHALHIHLLAAPDYLGYGSITEMAADYPAEVRRGLRIQGLGNEIIRFLGGRSVHPVGVRAGGFHSAPKERDAAALRLKLEAALADAESLVRWVAGMSLPQHGQVFTSVAMHNGERYPMSEGRIVSDQGLECSAAEFEQHFREEQVSYSTALHCRLHGEPYLVGPLARLNLNHTLLPESIQSLCRESGLVWPSRNMFQSIIARAIEIYFALVEAICLLADYQPDTPYQEIKPKAAIGYGCTEAPRGLLWHRYEFNDRGDIVSARIVPPTSQNQARIEQDIARALQSFGLEKSDDQLRLQAEMVIRNYDPCISCSTHFLKLNVERC
- a CDS encoding sulfhydrogenase subunit delta is translated as MWKVKSSKKSDSRPRIAVHKFSSCDGCQLAFLNAGEDLLTLSQLVQIVHFAEAGMVAPEVDVDIAFIEGSISTPDEAKRIRAIREKSKYLITIGACATAGGIQALRNGADSDAWRAAIYPSPQFIESLATSTAIAQHVRVDLELWGCPVNSLQVLSATRDLLSGVVPAPVRDSVCIECKRQGNVCVMVARQEPCLGPVTQTGCGALCPSHGRGCYACYGPSENPNTTALANQLRMIGLSDQEIARRFLFINNQAPVFAAAAEQALTPSLLQGEGV
- a CDS encoding four helix bundle protein, producing MNPYSYEEEMAWRKSRELAWEIFGVTAASDFGGDGQLKNEIRTASFAIMGNLAEGFERGLVPEFSHYLTTAKQHLARLGQQMQAVERAKYLEQVLCHRINFLVEDLGFLVSSLMTHVHASRISLDVESEVLEEV
- a CDS encoding FAD/NAD(P)-binding protein, with translation MNNAVFHNPYLPAEAEIVERIEESPTIFTLRLRLTGPVQQRYRFEPGQFNMVYLYGVGEVAISIVSDPEDEHLYDHTIRAVGRVTRGLARLKTGDHVGIRGPYGRGWPLALAEGRDVVIITGGLGCAPVVSVINYIIKRRERFGRLIIMQGVKHSDDLLWRERYEHWRSLPQTQVVVAADKGGPQWPWRIGRVIEMFDEVQFDPARAIAMMCGPEGMMRAAVERLSSRGVPEDLLFMSLERNMKCAVGHCGHCQFGSRFVCRDGPVFSYSQISQLMGHKGF
- a CDS encoding 4Fe-4S dicluster domain-containing protein; amino-acid sequence: MNSSGFLPRAQFQSLLDQLQQAGYRCVGPQVRDGAIIYDDLDSVTQLPLGWQDEQTPGHYQLHQHSEPRYFAWANGPQALKPFTFAAHETLWRVERDAQGRLAFVENLPPVEPYAVIGVRSCDLAALKIQDKVFRDGAYQDQYYSTRRAALFTVVVNCSHPAATCFCVSTGDGPVADAGYDLALTELDSGFIVTAGSKTGEKIFSQLAMSPVTDHQHYESGEQRLQAERVQQRALPGRNLRDVLFANLEHPRWDEVAARCLSCGNCTQVCPTCFCHNEFDDAKLDGRESQHVREWDSCFTAGHSALHGQLVRGETKLRYRQWLTHKLGSWHDQFGRSGCVGCGRCISWCPVGIDITEETAAICGGGA